A window of Nocardiopsis sp. Huas11 genomic DNA:
CGCGCGGGGCTGAGAGTTCTGGTGATGTGTTCGGGTCTTGTCGGCGTGTTGTGGGCGGGGCCGGTGGGTGCGTGGGCGGGGCGGGTGCCGTGAGGGTGGGAGCGGGGTGTGGCGGGCGGTGCGGACGCGGCCCGTGGCGGGGTGTGTGCGCTCATCGCGCTGGGGTGAGGCGCTTTCGCCGGCCGACGCTTCGGGGCCCGGGCGTTGCGGGGCCCGGCCCGGCCGGCGTGGTGTCCGGTGTCCCGCCTTGCATGGTCGGCCCCGTGGTGGGGGCGGGGGTGGGTCAGCGCAGTTCGGCGGCGTGGTCGGCGGTCCACTGGCGGAAGGAGCGGGCGGGCCGGCCCAGGACGCGTTCAATGGCGGTGGTGGGTTCGTGGGCGGTTGCGCGGTGGGGGCCGGGTGGGGCGGGCAGGGCCAGGACCTGGGCGAGGATGCGGATCTGGTCGGCTTCGGTGAGGTGGTGGGGGCCGGTGAGGTGGTAGGTGCGGCGGGTGTGGAGTTCGGGGTGGGTGAGGGCGGCCACGGCCACGTCGGCGATGTCGGCTTCGTGGACCAGGGGGCGGGGCGCGTCGGTGCGGGGCCGGGGGAGGCGGCCGGTGCGCAGGAGTGGGGCCCAGCGCAGGGCGTCGGTGGCGGGTGGGCCGGGGCGTAGGAGGGTCCAGGTGGGGGTGTGGTGGGTGATGAGGTCGTGGAGGGGGTCGGGGGTGGGGTGGTGGTGAGGTAGACGACGTGGTGGGTGAGGGCGGCCAGGAGTGCGGGCGCGGGGGTGGTGTGGGGGTTGGTGCAGGTGAGGAAGGTGGCGGTGAGGTGTGTGGGGTTGCTGGGGCAGGTGGTGAGTGTGGGGCAGTGGCGGGTGTGCAGGGCGCGCAGGACCAGGCGGCTGATGGGGTGTTCGGGGTCGGTGACCAGGTACATGGCGGTGTCCTCGGGGTGAGTGGTCCCTCCATCCTTTGACCTGAACGTTAGTTGAGGTCAAGGGTGGCAGGAAAGGTGGGGTGTGCGACCTTGTGGCCGTCGGGCGCGGCGGCTGAGGATGAGGGCATGAGCCACGAGGTCGTCGTCGCCCTGTTCGAGGGCGTGCAGAGCCTGGACGTGACGGGTCCGCTGGAGGTCTTCACCGGTGCTGCGCGGGCGCCGGGGGCCGCCTACCGGGTGCGCACCGCCTCGCTGGGGGGCGGTGCGGTCACCGCCTCCAGCGGGTTGGGGCTGGTGCCGCAGGCGGACCTGCGCACCGTGGGGCGCATCGACACCCTGGTGGTGCCCGGCGGTGAGGGCACCCGGGAGATGGATCCGGAGTTCGTGGCGTGGCTGGCGCGGGCGGCGCCGCGGGCGGGGCGGGTGGCGGGGGTGTGCACGGGCACGTTCTGGCTGGCCGAGGCGGGTTTGTTGGACGGGCGCTCGGCCACCACGCACTGGGCGCACTGCGGGCGTCTGGCGCGGGAGTATCCGCGGGTGCGGGTGCTCTCGGAGCCGATCTTCGTGCGCGAGGGCGCGGTGTGCACCTCGGCGGGGGTGAGCGCGGGCATCGATCTGGCGTTGGCTTTGGTGGAGGAGGACGTGGGGCGGCAGGTGGCGTTGGCGGTGGCGCGGCACCTGGTGGTGTTCCTGCGGCGGCCCGGTGACCAGGCGCAGTTCTCCACCCATCTGGCGGCGCAGACGGCGCAGCGTCCGGCGGTGCGTGAGGTGCAGCACTGGATCGCGCAGCATCCGGGGCGGGATCTGCGGGTGGAGGTGTTGGCGCGGCGGGCGGGGTTGTCGCCGCGCCAGTTCGCACGGGTGTTCGCCGAGCAGGTGGGGGTGAGCCCGGGCCGGTATGTGGAGCGGGTGCGGTTGGAGACGGCTCGGCGGGTGCTGGTGGAGGGTGAGGCGTCGGTGGCGGCGGTGGCCAGGCGGTGTGGATACGGCACTGCGGAGGCGATGCGGCGGGCGTTCGTGCGGGCGCTGGGGTGTTCGCCGGCCCAGTACCGGCAGCGGTTCGGTCCGGGTGTGTCAGGCGCGGCCGGGGTGTTCGAAAGTGTTCGATCTGAGAGGGGTGTGGGTTGATGCGGGTGGCGATCGTGTTGTTCGAGGGGTTCACGGTGTTGGACGCGGTGGGTCCCTACCAGGTGTTCAGCGCCGTGCCGGGCGTGGAGGTGGTGTTGGTGGGTGAGCGTCGCGGGCCGGTCCTTGACCATGTGGGGTCGGCGCGCATGGTCGCCGAGGCCGCCTTGGCGGAGGTCGATCGGGCCGAGGTCGTGGTGGTGCCGGGAGGTCCGGGCCAGGTCCACCACATGGCGGGCGGGCCCGTGCAGGAGTGGGTGCGGGCGGTGGATGAGACCAGCACGTGGACGACGTCGGTGTGCACGGGGTCGTTGATCCTGGCGGCGGCGGGGTTGTTGCGGGGGCGGGCGGCGACCACGCACTGGTTGGCGGTGGACCAGCTGGGTGAGTGGGGTGCCAGGGCCGAGCCGCGGCGGGTGGTCTTCGACGGCAAGTACGTGAGCGCGGCGGGGGTGAGCGCGGGCATCGACATGGCGTTGGAGTTGACCGGGCGCCTGGCAGGGCGCATGGTGGCCGAGACGGTACAGCTGGGCATCGAGTACGACCCGCAGCCTCCTTTCGGGGCGGGGTCGCCCGCCGGTGCGCCGGCCGAGGTCGTTGATTTCCTGCGCGGCCAGGCGGATGCGGTGCTACGGCCGTAGTCGGTCCCCCTCTTGGGCGCCGGACCGTGCCGGGGAGTGTGTGCAGGGTCCAGGTGTGATGAGGAGAGGCGGAACCGCGTGGAGCATGTGGCCGAGATCGGCGTTGAGGCGGAGGCTGTCGTTGGACAGTACGAGGCCTTCGCCGCCCACTGCGAGCAGGGGTCCTCGCCGGCCTATGCGGAGATCGCGCGTGCCCTGGTTCGGGACGGGGTGGTGATGGAGCTGGTGTGCGCGTTGCCTGAGGGTGACAAGCGCGCACCGGAGCTGTTGTTGGGAGCGGTGCGTTTCCTGGGCGGCCCTGTGGGGTCGTGGGCGGAGTTTCGCCCGTGGTTGGTGGAGCACTGGGAGCCGGTGAGGGCGGTGGTGCTGCGGCGCAGCGCCCGGACCGGTGAGGTGGGGCGTCTGGCGAGCATGCTGCCGGTGCTGGCGTCCTTGCAGGGGCCGTTGGCGTTGGTGGAGGTCGGGGCGTCGGCGGGGTTGTGCCTGTACCCGGACCGGTACCGGTACTCCTTCGACGGGGCGGCGCCGATCGGCCCGGCCGATGGCGAGGTGCTGTTGGAGTGTGCGACGTCGGGGCGGGTTCCGGTGCCCGGGCGGGTGCCGGAGGTGGTCTGGCGTGCGGGCATCGACACGCACCCGTTGGATGTGGGTGTGGAGGAGGACGTGCGGTGGATGGCCTCGCTGGTGCGTCCGGGTGCGGGTGAGCGTGAGCGCACCGAGCGGTTGATGGGCGCGGTGCGGGTGGTGGCGGCCGATCCGCCGTTGCTGGTGGCCGGTGACCTGGTGGAGCAGGTGCAGGCGGTGGTGCGGCGCGCGCCGGCGTCGGCGACGGTGGTGGTGATGCACAGCGGTGTGTTGTCGTGGTTGCCCGCGGCGAAGGTGTCGGCGTTCGTGGGGGCGATGGACCGGGTGCTGGGGCACTGGGTGGTCGATGAGGCGTGGCAGTGCCTGCCGGGGTGGCCGCGGGTGCGGCCGCCGGTGGCGACCGATTTGACGTTGGCGTTGGACGGGCGTGTGGTGGGTTATGGCGGTGAGCGCGGTGAGAGTGTGACCTGGTCCGGTTGAGGATCGTGCCGGGCCGCGGGCCCCTCCCCCCTTTGGTGGGGGTGGGGCCCGTGGTGTGTCACCAGCCGGGGTGGGCGTCGACCTGGGCGATGAGGGCGTTCTTGCGGTCGGTGTCGAGGAAGGCGGCGGTGAAGGAGTTGCGGGCGAGTTGGCGCAGTCGCTGGGTGTCCAGGCCCAGGTGGGTGTGCAGGGCCTGGTAGTTGTCGTGGACGTAGCCGCCGAAGTAGGAGGGGTCGTCGGAGTTGACGGTCACGAGCAGGCCGGCGTCCATCAGGGCGGGCAGGGGGTGGTGGGCCATGTGGTCGACGGCGCGCAGGCGCACGTTGGACAGGGGGCACACCGTCAGGGGGGTCTGGTCGGTGGCCAGGCGCTGTAGGAGGGCGGGGTCGTCCAGGGCGCGGATGCCGTGGTCGACGCGTTCGACCTTGAGCAGGTCCAGGGCCTGCCAGATGTAGGAGGCGGGGCCTTCCTCGCCGGCGTGGGCCACGCAGCGCAGGCCCATGTCGCGGGCGGCGGCGAAGACTTCGGTGAACTTGGAGGGCGGGTGGCCGACTTCGGCGGAGTCCAGTCCTACGGCGGTGATGTGGTCCAGGTGGGGGCGGGCCTGGTCCAGTGTGTGCATGGCTTCGCGCGCGGGGCGGTCGCGTAGGAAGCACAGGATGAGGGCGGTGGAGATGTCGTGGCGGGCCAGGCTGGTGTCCAGGGCGGCGGTGAGGCCTTCGATGACGGTGTCCAGGGCGATGCCGCGGCTGGTGTGGGCCTGGGGGTCGAAGAAGATCTCGGCGTGGCGGACGCCCTGGGCGGCGGCGCGGGTGAGGTAGGCCTCGGCCAGGTCGGTGAAGTCGCGTGGGGTGCGCAGCACGTCCATGAGCTCGTAGTAGAGGTCGAGGAAGGACTGCAGGTCGGTGAAGGAGTAGGCCTGGCGTAGGGCGTCGACGTCGGTGTAGGGCAGGGTGATGCCGTTGCGCTCGGCCAGGGTGAAGGCGAGTTCGGGCTCCAGGGTGCCTTCGATGTGCAGGTGGAGTTCGGCTTTGGGGATGGGCATGGGTGTGGGGTGTGCCTTTCTCGTCGGGGTGTGGCCATTGTCGCTGATGGGGGCGCGTGGGGCGGCCGGTGTGGGGTGTGGTGTGGGGCGCGGCACCGGGTGGGCTCGCGCACGCGAAGGGGGCCGCACCCGGTGTGGGGTGCGGCCCCCGCGGTCTGCGGTGGTGGTCAGCGGCGGCGGGGTCCTTCGTCGGTGCCGGGGGTCCAGTTCAGGGCGCTGGCGCGTTCCATGAATTCCTCGACCGTCAGGTCGCCCTTGGCGAAGCGGTCGGCCAGGGTGCGGCGGGCGTCGTCTTCGGGTGAGGTGGGCGGGGCGGCGCCGTGGGTGCGGGCCCAGGGCGGGGGTCCGCCGTGGCGGCGGCGCATCACGGTGAAGAACAGCGCGCCCAGGGCCAGGGCGATGAGCAGGCAGAACATGAGGGCTCCCAGGATCGGTGCGAAGGGTGGCGGTCCGCCGTGCCAGGGCGGGCCGGTGGTGGCCGCGGTCGCGGCTGCGGTGATGGTGTCCATGGTCCTCACTGTGCGGGCGGGGCAGGGTCGCGCGCGTCGCCCCGGGGGCGGCTGTGGGTGTACGCACGGGTGCGTAGCGGGGCTACGCCGTGCGGGGGAGGCCGGGCGGGGGGTGTGCGGCCTAGGGTCGGGGTGTGCGTGAGTCGTGGAGTGGAAGTCGGGGTCTGGTGGTGGCCTGGGATCTGGTCCTGGGTGTGGTGTTGGGCCTGGTGGCGGTGGTGGTGGCGCGCGGGCAGCCGGCCTGGCGCGGGCACCGGGGTCCATGGGAGTCGGCGCCAGGGCCGGGTCCGGGTGTGGTCTGGGAGTCGGTGGTGCTGCCCTGGGGTGTGTGGGCGGGTGTGGCCGTGCTGGTGGTGGCGGTGGCGGTGCGGCGGGTGTGGCCGGTGGCCGCGGTGGTGGCGGCCGCGGTGGGCACGGGCGTGTTCTTGGCCTGGGGGGCGGGGCCGGGTCCGGTGCTGGTGATGTCGGCGCTGGTGGTGTTCTCGGCCGGGATCCGGATGGCGCCGGGCCGGTTCGTTGTGTGGGTGGGCCCTTTGGTGGTCGCGGTGGGGTTGGTCTCGCAGGTGGGGCGGCCGTGGTGGGGGTGGGCCGATGGTGGTGCGGCGGTGGCGGTGGTTTTGGCGGTGGGGTCGATGGCGGTGCCGGCGGGTGCGGGGGTGTTCGTGCGCTCGCGCCGGGAGTCGCGGCGGCGCGCCGAGGCCGAGGAGGTGCAGCGGCACCGGTTCGAGGAGCGGTTGCGGATCGCGCGTGAGGTGCACGACCTGGTGGGGCACAGCCTGTCGGTGATCAGTATGCAGGCGGGTGTGGCTTTGCATGTGGTGGATCGGCGGCCGGAGCAGGCCGCGGTGGCGTTGGAGGCGATCCGGGACAGCAGTCGGGCCGCGTTGGAGGAACTGCGCGGGACGTTGGCGGTCTTTCGTGGGCAGGACGGGGTCGAGCGGGCGCCCCTGGCGGGGTTGGGTCGGGTGGAGTCGTTGGTGCAGGAGTTGCGTTCGGCCGGGCGCGGGGTCGAGGTGGTGTGGGAGGGCGAGCCGGTGCAGGTGCCCGGTGCGGTGGACCATGCGGCGCTGCGGATCGTGCAGGAGGCGTTGACGAACGTGGTGCGCCACGCCGGTGATGTGCCGGTGCGGGTGGGTGTGGTCTTTGGGGAGGGTGAGCTGGTGGTGCGGGTGCGTGATGAGGGTTGCGGTGCGGGTGTGGTGCGTGAGGGGTCGGGGATCGCGGGGATGCGTGAGCGGGCGCGCGCGGTGGGGGGCCGGTTGCGGGTGGGGCCGGTGGCCACGGGTGGTTTCGAAGTGGAGGCCGTGCTGCCGTTGGCGGGTGAGCGGTGATGGTGGTGCGGGTGGTGGTCGCCGACGACCAGGCGCTGGTGCGGATGGGGTTGCGGGTGCTGTTGGAGGCCGAGGATGACGTGGAGTTGGTGGGGGAGGCGTGTGATGGGGCCCAGGCGCTGGCGTTGGTGCGGCGGGTGCGGCCCGAGGTGGTGTTGATGGATGTGCGCATGCCGGTGATGGACGGGTTGGAGGCGTTGCGGCGCATCAGCGCGGACGAGGCGTTGTCGGGGACCCGGGTGGTGGTGCTGACCACGTTCGAGTTGGACGAGTACGTGTTCGAGGCGTTGCGGGCGGGGGCGTCGGGGTTCTTGATCAAGGACTCCGATCCGGCGCAGATGTTGGAGGCGGTGCGGGTGGCCGCTCGGGGGGAGGCGTTGTTGTCGCCGTCGGTGACGCGGCGGGTGGTGGCGGCGTTCACCTCGCGCAGTCCGGTGCGGGGGGAGGTTCCGCGGTTGGCGTCGTTGACCGGGCGTGAGCGCGAGGTGGTGGGGTTGGTGGGTGAGGGGTTGAGCAATGAGGAGATCGCGGGGCGGTTGGTGGTCTCTCCGGCGACGGCGCGTACGCATGTGAGCCGGTCGATGGTGAAGTTGGGGGCGCGTGATCGGGCGCAGTTGGTGGTGTTCGCGTTCCGGGCGGGTCTGGTGCGGTGACGTGGCCGCGCGCGGGCGTTGCCGGTGCGGGGCGGGCGTCTGGTGGGCGGTGGTGGTCAGGGCAGGTCGGCGTAGCGGTCGGTGGCGGCGCGGGTGGCACTGTGCAGGGTGATGGTGCCGGCGCTGTGTCCGGCTCCTTCGACGATGACCAGTTCGGCGCCGGGCCAGGCGGTGGCGAGGTCGTAGGCGATGTCGGCGGGGCCGCTGATGTCCAGGCGTCCGTGGACCAGGGTGGCGGGGATGTGGGCCAGGTCGGGGGCGTGGGCGAGCAGGTGGCCGGGGGGCAGGAACGCGGCGTGGGACCAGTAGTGGGTGACCAGGCGGGCGAAGGTCATGCGAAAGGCCGGGTCGGTGAAGCGCGCGTTGGGGGTGAACCCGGGGGTGGCCGAGACGTGGGTGTCCTCCCACTCACACCAGGCGCGGGCGGCGTCGAAGCGCACCTGGGGGTCGGGGTCGGCCAGGAGGCGGGCGTAGGCGCTGGACAGGTCGCGGGGGTCGGCGCCCGGGCCGGCCGCGGCGGCGAAGCGCTCCCACTGTTCGGGGAAGACGCGGCGCATGTCGTGGGTGATCCAGGTGACTTCGCGGGGTGTGGTGGTGGTCAGGGCGAACAGCACCATGGCGCGCACGGGTTCGGGGTGGGTGAGGGCGTAGGCCAGGGCCAGGGTGGTGCCCCAGGAGCCGCCCAGGACCAGCCAGGTGTCGATGCCCAGGTGGTGGCGCAGCGCTTCGATGTCGGCGACCAGGTGCCGGGTGGTGTTGGTGGTCAGGTCGGCGGTGGGGTCGGCGGCGTCGGGGGTGCTGCGTCCACTGCCGCGCTGGTCGAGCAGGATGACGCGGTAGCGGGTGGTGTCGAAGAAGGTGGTCCAGCCGGGGGTGGCGGCGGCGCCGGGGCCGCCGTGCAGGACCAGGGCGGGGCGGCCGTCGGGGTTGCCGTGGGCCTGCCAGTACAGGGTGTGGCCGTCGGTGACGGGCAGGGTGCCGTAGGCGTGGGGTGTGCTCATGGTGGGTCCTGGTGTGGGAGGGCCGGGTGGGGGTGGGGAATCTTACCGGGAGTCGGGGGCAAGGTGTGGCCGGGGTGGCCGGTGCGTTGGGTGAAAGGGGCGGGCCTAGGCTTGTGAGCTGGAACGATGGCCGCGAGTCAGGTGAGGTGCCTGTGTCCGAGAACCCCGATGATCCCTTCCTGGAGTTTTGGCGTGCGCGCCACCTGTGCACGCTGGCCGGGCCGCGCCCTGATGGGAGTGTGCACCAGGTGCCGGTGGGGGCGACCTATGACCCGCGTGAGCACGTGGTGCGGGTGATCACGTCCGCGACGAGTTACAAGGCGGTGAACCTGGCGGCGCGGCCGGGGACGCGGGTGTCGGTGTGCCAGGTCGACGGGCGTTGGTGGTCGACGCTGGAGGGGCCCGCGCGGGTGGTGTCGGACCCGGCGGAGGTGGCCGAGGCCGAGCGGCTGTACGCCCTGCGTTATCGGCAGCCGCGCCCCAATCCGGACCGGGTGGTGATCCGGATCGGTGTGGAGCGGGTGATGGGCAATGTGCGCCCGGCCGGGGAGCCGGCCTAGCTCTGCGACGGCGGGGCGGGGTGCGTGGTCGTGGGAGAGCCCTGCTCTCCGGGAGGTGGGGCCAGAGTGGTCGACCGTGCTGGCCTGCGAAAATGTCGGCCCATGCCGGGTGCGGCGAATCCTGCTCGCTCCCCGAGTCACGTGTGTGCCACGATGCCGCCTATGGAACAGTCACCGCCGGCCGCACTCGCGCACATCGAGGACCTGGTCGGGAGCTGGGTCCATGGCTGGGCGCGGGCGCGCGGTGTTCTCGCGCCCACCAGTGAAGTCGACGGCTACCGTCTGGACGTCGCCTCTGTCGGTCATCTCGTTCGCTACGTCCTGCCCACCACCCGCACCGTCGCCGCCCGGGCCAGAGGGCTGAACGAACCGGGCACCTGGCTGAAGGTGTGCGGCCCGCGCTCAGACGTCCTGGATCGTCTGACTCCCGCGTGGAAAGTCGGAGAGCCCGAGTACCTGATGAGTACCGCGGTGTCGCCACCCGCCCTGGTGGAGACACCTGAGCCCTACACCCTGCAGGTCAAGGGCGCGGACGGGGTCCACCATGCCGTGGTGTGCGCCCCCTCTGGGGAGCGTGCGGCGGGTGCGGTCGCCGCTCTGGCCGGCCGGGCGGCCGTGTTCGACCAGGTGGTGACCGAGCCTGCGCACCGGCGGCGCGGCCTGGCCGGACTCGCGGTGGGCGCACTGACGGCCGCGGTCGCCGAGCGGGGCGCCGAACACGCCGTCCTGGTGGCCACCGAGGATGGCCGCAAGCTCTACGAGCGCATGGGCTGGACCGTGGTGTGCGAGGTCACCGCGGCCCACCTGTGAGGGAGCCCGTGGTCCCACCACGCCCCTGGCGAGCACTCGGAGTGCAACAGAGGGCGGGGGGTCTCAGACGGGGGTGGGCAGGCCCCACAGTTCTTCGAGGGCGGTGCGCCCGGAGTCGGTGATGCGCAGAGCGCGGCCCGATCCCACGCGCACGCACCAGCCCGAGTCCAGGACCCACGCGCACAGCGCCGCCCCGGCCGCGCCCGCCAGGTGGGGGCGGCGTTCGGTCCAGTCCAGGCAGGCGCGGGCCAGGGGTCGGCGCCCGGCCTTGGGCAGGGTGATGCCGTGTGCGTCGAACCAGGCCAGGCCGGTGTCGGTGAGCGCGAACCCGGTGGCCTGGTCCAGCAACCCCTGGTGGGTCATCGCCTCGGTCACCGCGCACCCCAGGCGTCCGGCGAGGTGGTCGTAGCAGGTGCGGGCGCGGGCCAGTGCCCCGGCGGCGCGGTCCTGGCGCAGGGTGCGGGCCGGCGCGGGCGGTGGTGTGGCGTGGGCGGCCAGGGACTCCACCAGGTGGGCGGTGCGTTCGTCGGCCAGGCGCACGTAGCGGTGGCGGCCCTGGCGGTGCTGGGTGAGCACACCGCCCTGGACCAGGCGGGTCAGGTGCTCGGTGGCGGTGGAGGGTGCCACGCCGCTGTGGCGGGCCAGTTCTCCGGCGGTCCAGGCGCGGCCGTCCAGCAGGGCCAGGCACATGGCGGCGCGGGTGGGGTCTGCGAGCAGAGCGGCCAGGTGGGCCAGGGCGGCGGCGTGGTCGTGGGGCGTGCTCATGGTGTCCATGGTGGGTCCTCGGTGCCCGGGGCGCCCCTGGGCAGGTGGGCGCCCCGGGTGGCGGGGGCGCTTCAGCGGGTGCCGATGATGACCGTGGCCTCCTGTTCGGGGCAGTGCCGTACCCGGCAGGTGAGTCCGGCGTCGGTGAAGGCCTGGCGTGCGGCACTGACCTGGGCGCCGCTGACCTCCACCAACAGGTGCCCGCCGGGGGCGAGCCAGTGCGGGGCGCGGGCGCTGACGCGTCGGACCAGGTCCAGGCCGTCGTCGCCGCCGTCCAGGGCGCGGTGCTGTTCGTGTTCGCGGGCTTCGGGGGGCAGCAGGGCGATGTGGTCGCTGGGGACGTAGGGGACGTTGGCGACCAGGAGGTCGACGCGGTGGGCCAGGTGGTGGGGCAGGGCGTCGAAGAGGTCGCCCTGGTGGATGTGTGCGCCGGGCAGGTTGTGGCGGGCGCAGTCCAGGCTGGCGGGGTCGATGTCGCTGGCGTGCAGGGTCAGGGCGGGGTGGTGGTGGGTCAGGACGGCGCCCAGGGCGCCGGTGCCGCAGCACAGGTCCACGGCCACGCCGGTGGGTGGGGCCAGAGCGCTGGCCTGGTGGGCCAGGTAGCGGCTGCGGGGGCGGGGGACGAACACGCCGGGGTCCACGCGCAGGCGCAGGCCGCAGAATTCGGCCCAGCCCAGGACGTGTTGCAGGGGCAGTCCGGCGCAGCGGCGGTCGGCCATGAGGTCGCGCTCGTGGGGGGTGCGGGCGGTGGCGGTGATCAGGGCCGCTTCGTCTTCGGCGAAGACGCATCCGGCTCGGCGCAGGCGCTGGACCAGGGCGAAGTCCTGGTCGGTGTCAGGGTGTGGGAGGACCACGCAAAACCTTTCGATCACGTGGGTCGCCCGAGGTCAGGAGGTGGCGGTGCCACCTCGTGGTGAGGGCGCCCCGTGGGTGATGGCGAGGATCGCTGCTCACCTCCCCTGATCGTGTGCGTGCGCGGACGGGTGCCAACCTACACCATGGTCTGGGCTGGTCGGCGGCGGGGCGGGAGGGCGATGCGGTCCAGGTCCTGGGCGAGGTGGATGGTGCCGTCGAACTCGGTGGCGGCCTGGTCGAGGAAGCGTTGGTCCTCGCCGTGTTCGTAGCGTTCGGAGATGTGGGTCAGGACGAGGGTGCGTGCTCGGGCGCGGGCGGCGATGCGTGCGGCCTGGCGGGCGGTGAGGTGGCCGTGGGCGCGGGCCAGGTGGGTTTCCTCCTCCAGGTAGGTCGATTCGATGACGAGCATGTCGGCGTCCTGGGCCAGGGTCAGGGATTGGTCGCATTCGCCGGTGTCCATGACGAAGGCGAACACCTGTCCGGGGCGGGGTGTGGCGCACTGGGACAGGTGGACGGTGTGGCCGTGGGGGGAGGTGATGGTGCCTTCGCGGCGTA
This region includes:
- a CDS encoding adenosine deaminase, whose translation is MPIPKAELHLHIEGTLEPELAFTLAERNGITLPYTDVDALRQAYSFTDLQSFLDLYYELMDVLRTPRDFTDLAEAYLTRAAAQGVRHAEIFFDPQAHTSRGIALDTVIEGLTAALDTSLARHDISTALILCFLRDRPAREAMHTLDQARPHLDHITAVGLDSAEVGHPPSKFTEVFAAARDMGLRCVAHAGEEGPASYIWQALDLLKVERVDHGIRALDDPALLQRLATDQTPLTVCPLSNVRLRAVDHMAHHPLPALMDAGLLVTVNSDDPSYFGGYVHDNYQALHTHLGLDTQRLRQLARNSFTAAFLDTDRKNALIAQVDAHPGW
- a CDS encoding putative protein N(5)-glutamine methyltransferase, which translates into the protein MVLPHPDTDQDFALVQRLRRAGCVFAEDEAALITATARTPHERDLMADRRCAGLPLQHVLGWAEFCGLRLRVDPGVFVPRPRSRYLAHQASALAPPTGVAVDLCCGTGALGAVLTHHHPALTLHASDIDPASLDCARHNLPGAHIHQGDLFDALPHHLAHRVDLLVANVPYVPSDHIALLPPEAREHEQHRALDGGDDGLDLVRRVSARAPHWLAPGGHLLVEVSGAQVSAARQAFTDAGLTCRVRHCPEQEATVIIGTR
- a CDS encoding DJ-1/PfpI family protein; the protein is MRVAIVLFEGFTVLDAVGPYQVFSAVPGVEVVLVGERRGPVLDHVGSARMVAEAALAEVDRAEVVVVPGGPGQVHHMAGGPVQEWVRAVDETSTWTTSVCTGSLILAAAGLLRGRAATTHWLAVDQLGEWGARAEPRRVVFDGKYVSAAGVSAGIDMALELTGRLAGRMVAETVQLGIEYDPQPPFGAGSPAGAPAEVVDFLRGQADAVLRP
- the pip gene encoding prolyl aminopeptidase, with translation MSTPHAYGTLPVTDGHTLYWQAHGNPDGRPALVLHGGPGAAATPGWTTFFDTTRYRVILLDQRGSGRSTPDAADPTADLTTNTTRHLVADIEALRHHLGIDTWLVLGGSWGTTLALAYALTHPEPVRAMVLFALTTTTPREVTWITHDMRRVFPEQWERFAAAAGPGADPRDLSSAYARLLADPDPQVRFDAARAWCEWEDTHVSATPGFTPNARFTDPAFRMTFARLVTHYWSHAAFLPPGHLLAHAPDLAHIPATLVHGRLDISGPADIAYDLATAWPGAELVIVEGAGHSAGTITLHSATRAATDRYADLP
- a CDS encoding helix-turn-helix transcriptional regulator; translated protein: MSTPHDHAAALAHLAALLADPTRAAMCLALLDGRAWTAGELARHSGVAPSTATEHLTRLVQGGVLTQHRQGRHRYVRLADERTAHLVESLAAHATPPPAPARTLRQDRAAGALARARTCYDHLAGRLGCAVTEAMTHQGLLDQATGFALTDTGLAWFDAHGITLPKAGRRPLARACLDWTERRPHLAGAAGAALCAWVLDSGWCVRVGSGRALRITDSGRTALEELWGLPTPV
- a CDS encoding TIGR03618 family F420-dependent PPOX class oxidoreductase, with the protein product MPVSENPDDPFLEFWRARHLCTLAGPRPDGSVHQVPVGATYDPREHVVRVITSATSYKAVNLAARPGTRVSVCQVDGRWWSTLEGPARVVSDPAEVAEAERLYALRYRQPRPNPDRVVIRIGVERVMGNVRPAGEPA
- a CDS encoding DUF2332 family protein, translating into MAEIGVEAEAVVGQYEAFAAHCEQGSSPAYAEIARALVRDGVVMELVCALPEGDKRAPELLLGAVRFLGGPVGSWAEFRPWLVEHWEPVRAVVLRRSARTGEVGRLASMLPVLASLQGPLALVEVGASAGLCLYPDRYRYSFDGAAPIGPADGEVLLECATSGRVPVPGRVPEVVWRAGIDTHPLDVGVEEDVRWMASLVRPGAGERERTERLMGAVRVVAADPPLLVAGDLVEQVQAVVRRAPASATVVVMHSGVLSWLPAAKVSAFVGAMDRVLGHWVVDEAWQCLPGWPRVRPPVATDLTLALDGRVVGYGGERGESVTWSG
- a CDS encoding sensor histidine kinase, translated to MAVLVVAVAVRRVWPVAAVVAAAVGTGVFLAWGAGPGPVLVMSALVVFSAGIRMAPGRFVVWVGPLVVAVGLVSQVGRPWWGWADGGAAVAVVLAVGSMAVPAGAGVFVRSRRESRRRAEAEEVQRHRFEERLRIAREVHDLVGHSLSVISMQAGVALHVVDRRPEQAAVALEAIRDSSRAALEELRGTLAVFRGQDGVERAPLAGLGRVESLVQELRSAGRGVEVVWEGEPVQVPGAVDHAALRIVQEALTNVVRHAGDVPVRVGVVFGEGELVVRVRDEGCGAGVVREGSGIAGMRERARAVGGRLRVGPVATGGFEVEAVLPLAGER
- a CDS encoding GNAT family N-acetyltransferase, with amino-acid sequence MEQSPPAALAHIEDLVGSWVHGWARARGVLAPTSEVDGYRLDVASVGHLVRYVLPTTRTVAARARGLNEPGTWLKVCGPRSDVLDRLTPAWKVGEPEYLMSTAVSPPALVETPEPYTLQVKGADGVHHAVVCAPSGERAAGAVAALAGRAAVFDQVVTEPAHRRRGLAGLAVGALTAAVAERGAEHAVLVATEDGRKLYERMGWTVVCEVTAAHL
- a CDS encoding SHOCT domain-containing protein, whose product is MDTITAAATAATTGPPWHGGPPPFAPILGALMFCLLIALALGALFFTVMRRRHGGPPPWARTHGAAPPTSPEDDARRTLADRFAKGDLTVEEFMERASALNWTPGTDEGPRRR
- a CDS encoding response regulator transcription factor, which translates into the protein MVVRVVVADDQALVRMGLRVLLEAEDDVELVGEACDGAQALALVRRVRPEVVLMDVRMPVMDGLEALRRISADEALSGTRVVVLTTFELDEYVFEALRAGASGFLIKDSDPAQMLEAVRVAARGEALLSPSVTRRVVAAFTSRSPVRGEVPRLASLTGREREVVGLVGEGLSNEEIAGRLVVSPATARTHVSRSMVKLGARDRAQLVVFAFRAGLVR
- a CDS encoding GlxA family transcriptional regulator encodes the protein MSHEVVVALFEGVQSLDVTGPLEVFTGAARAPGAAYRVRTASLGGGAVTASSGLGLVPQADLRTVGRIDTLVVPGGEGTREMDPEFVAWLARAAPRAGRVAGVCTGTFWLAEAGLLDGRSATTHWAHCGRLAREYPRVRVLSEPIFVREGAVCTSAGVSAGIDLALALVEEDVGRQVALAVARHLVVFLRRPGDQAQFSTHLAAQTAQRPAVREVQHWIAQHPGRDLRVEVLARRAGLSPRQFARVFAEQVGVSPGRYVERVRLETARRVLVEGEASVAAVARRCGYGTAEAMRRAFVRALGCSPAQYRQRFGPGVSGAAGVFESVRSERGVG